Proteins encoded within one genomic window of Bos indicus isolate NIAB-ARS_2022 breed Sahiwal x Tharparkar chromosome 23, NIAB-ARS_B.indTharparkar_mat_pri_1.0, whole genome shotgun sequence:
- the LOC109577394 gene encoding LOW QUALITY PROTEIN: butyrophilin subfamily 3 member A2 (The sequence of the model RefSeq protein was modified relative to this genomic sequence to represent the inferred CDS: deleted 1 base in 1 codon; substituted 1 base at 1 genomic stop codon), with product MVKGNLLSEDMSEFHAGSQKNPAGQISAPSSSSTHSPPSAGLFSKAGLRVAGDLDSSLPGSSIHADSPALMKMAWCLDFLPFHLLICLISDQLLTPCSAQFAVIGPPGHIPVMVGEDAELPCHLSPKMSVETMELKWVRSSLRQVVFMYAHGKEVEDRQTAEYQGRTEILRDDITAGKAVLRIHNVRASDSGNYLCYFQDSNFYEKALLELKVAALGSDLHIQVMGHENGEIHQGCKSTSWYPQPQIQWXDAEGQNMPAVTAPPAADGAGLYAVTSSVIVKGGSGEGVSCIIRNPLLNQEKTARISIARFTEHFLCARNGDRQWELERSGEDWILKQRRMTKLGADPFFSRAQRWIIAFAGTLTVSLLLLAGAGYFLCLQRKEKETLFTEKERAKKEKETAWAEKEQEQRIKEMLQYELEWRKVQYITRGEKSQTYPEWKKALFQAEFLQRM from the exons ATGGTGAAAGGCAATCTTTTGTCTGAGGATATGTCTGAGTTTCATGCAGGCTCCCAAAAAAACCCAGCTGGACAAATTTCTGCTCCCAGCTCCTCCTCAACCCACTCACCTCCCTCTGCCGGCCTCTTCTCAAAGGCCGGTTTAAGAGTAGCAG GTGAtttggacagtagcctgccaggctcctccatccatgcagattctccag CACTGATGAAAATGGCTTGGTGCCTAGACTTCCTTCCATTTCACCTCCTTATCTGCCTCATCTCTGACCAACTGCTGACTCCTTGCTCAG CTCAGTTTGCTGTGATTGGACCCCCTGGCCACATTCCGGTCATGGTGGGTGAAGACGCCGAGCTGCCCTGTCACCTGTCCCCAAAGATGAGCGTGGAGACCATGGAACTGAAGTGGGTGCGATCCAGCCTCAGGCAGGTGGTTTTCATGTATGCACATGGCAAGGAAGTGGAAGACAGACAGACGGCAGAGTACCAAGGGAGAACTGAGATTTTAAGAGATGACATCACTGCAGGGAAAGCTGTTCTCCGAATACACAACGTTAGAGCCTCTGACAGTGGAAACTACCTGTGCTAT TTCCAAGACAGCAACTTCTATGAGAAAGCCTTATTGGAGCTGAAGGTTGCAG CACTGGGCTCTGACCTTCACATTCAAGTGATGGGCCATGAGAATGGAGAGATCCACCAGGGGTGCAAGTCCACCAGCTGGTATCCCCAGCCCCAGATTCAGTGGTGAGATGCCGAGGGCCAGAACATGCCAGCTGTGACGGCACCTCCGGCTGCAGATGGAGCGGGCCTGTATGCAGTCACATCATCTGTAATTGTGAAAGGTGGCTCTGGGGAAGGGGTGTCCTGTATCATCAGAAATCCCCTCCTCAACCAGGAAAAGACAGCCCGGATTTCCATTGCAA GATTTACTGAGCATTTCCTATGTGCCAGGAATGGTGACAGGCAATGGGAACTGGAGAGAAGTGGCGAAGATTGGATCCTTAAGCAAAGACGAATGACAAAGTTGGGGGCAG ACCCCTTCTTCAGCAGGGCCCAGCGCTGGATCATTGCCTTTGCAGGGACCCTGACGGTCTCTCTGCTGCTTCTTGCTGGAGCTGGTTACTTCCTGTGtctacagaggaaagaaaaagagactcTATTCACGGAGAAAGAAAGAgcgaaaaaggaaaaagaaacagcttGGGCAGAAAAGGAGCaagaacaaagaataaaag AGATGCTCCAGTATGAGCTCG agTGGAGAAAGGTCCAGTACATAACTC GTGGGGAGAAGTCTCAAACCTATCCAG AGTGGAAGAAGGCCCTCTTCCAAGCTG AATTTCTGCAGAGGatgtga